Proteins encoded within one genomic window of Pristis pectinata isolate sPriPec2 chromosome 5, sPriPec2.1.pri, whole genome shotgun sequence:
- the LOC127570464 gene encoding LOW QUALITY PROTEIN: protein rapunzel-like (The sequence of the model RefSeq protein was modified relative to this genomic sequence to represent the inferred CDS: inserted 1 base in 1 codon; deleted 1 base in 1 codon; substituted 1 base at 1 genomic stop codon), which yields MGTSEELEHAAAELKANMNDAKAAMQVFQDRARFSTVAGVLKPIFQVAGAILKLVLGKRESEELIYMKEQFQTVRNQLDVISEQIRQVLWEIERSTINNQYFPIEENLKNQFRKYMDILNAAPEFRQKEKEEFLTHFDVTKGDQNLRTLYDAVMGFSAVFGKPILETAMNCDQRNRRLMEGLCARLKELFCIGLIALLGHAAVTGNDVEALKREWDEKLAKVEGKMKSMIDRCIHEFAQQAEIDVERLVKEKGERDTKAFSYTTDPKPIDEVHITQLMQGKDSWNDARDVVEYISSNLLPTYVVHAVRRYKDLXTIXNFPRDSHSWETYSGVTLCVHSA from the exons ATGGGGACCAGCGAGGAACTGGAGCACGCTGCTGCAGAGCTGAAGGCCAACATGAATGATGCAAAGGCTGCCATGCAAGTATTCCAGGACAGGGCCCGGTTCTCAACTGTCGCTGGCGTGTTGAAGCCCATCTTCCAAGTGGCCGGAGCCATTCTGAAACTGGTGCTGGGCAAACGGGAGAGCGAGGAGCTGATCTACATGAAGGAGCAGTTCCAGACCGTCAGGAACCAGCTGGATGTCATTTCAGAGCAGATCAGGCAGGTACTGTGGGAGATCGAGAGAAGCACCATCAACAACCAGTACTTTCCCATTGAGGAAAACCTCAAGAACCAGTTCAGGAAGTACATGGACATCCTCAACGCAGCGCCAGAGTTCCGACAGAAGGAGAAGGAAGAGTTCCTGACACACTTTGACGTGACCAAGGGAGACCAGAACCTCCGCACTCTCTATGATGCGGTGATGGGTTTCTCTGCCGTCTTTGGCAAACCCATCCTGGAGACCGCCATGAACTGTGACCAGAGGAACCGGCGCCTGATGGAGGGGCTCTGCGCCCGATTGAAAGAGCTCTTCTGCATCGGTCTGATCGCCCTGTTGGGACACGCCGCCGTCACCGGGAACGACGTCGAAGCGTTGAAAAGAGAATGGGACGAGAAATTAGCTAAAGTCGAGGGCAAAATGAAATCCATGATAGATCGGTGCATCCATGAGTTTGCGCAGCAGGCGGAGATA GATGTGGAGAGACTGGTGAAGGAGAAGGGTGagagagatacaaaagctt TCTCCTACACCACCGACCCAAAGCCCATTGACGAGGTCCACATCACGCAGTTAATGCAGGGGAAAGACAGCTGGAATGATGCCAGAGATGTGGTCGAATACATCTCCAGCAACCTGCTGCCCACCTACGTGGTCCACGCAGTCAGGCGCTACAAAGACCTGTGAACCA AGAACTTCCCCAGAGACAGCCACTCCTGGGAGACCTACAGCGGGGTCACCCTCTGCGTCCATTCCGCATGA